A single genomic interval of Xyrauchen texanus isolate HMW12.3.18 chromosome 48, RBS_HiC_50CHRs, whole genome shotgun sequence harbors:
- the LOC127639640 gene encoding protein BTG2-like, with amino-acid sequence MTHGTGAEMILEVSAAASFVCRLLRSRGHLSDAQLQVFRACLAQALSEHYQHHWFPDRPQKGSGYRCIRINHEMDPLIGRAAVRIGLTSGQLFSLLPRELTLWVDPYEVSYRIGEDGSICVLYEVEPPISSPIPSLRVPSPYDQTASCKNCFTMGGRTSPPINYLMTVSS; translated from the exons ATGACTCACGGTACCGGAGCAGAAATGATCCTGGAGGTTTCAGCCGCTGCAAGTTTCGTGTGCAGGCTACTGCGCAGCCGCGGACACCTGAGTGACGCACAGCTGCAGGTGTTCAGAGCCTGTCTCGCGCAGGCGCTCTCAG aacactaccagcatcactggttCCCCGACCGACCGCAGAAGGGTTCCGGTTACCGCTGTATTCGCATCAATCACGAAATGGACCCGCTCATTGGCCGAGCGGCTGTACGTATCGGACTGACCAGTGGACAGCTGTTTTCTCTCCTGCCGCGGGAGCTTACGCTGTGGGTGGACCCGTACGAAGTGTCGTACCGCATCGGCGAGGACGgctccatttgtgttctgtatgAAGTCGAGCCGCCCATCTCAAGCCCCATCCCCAGCCTCCGAGTACCCTCGCCGTATGACCAAACGGCGAGCTGCAAAAACTGCTTCACGATGGGCGGCCGGACAAGTCCACCGATAAACTACCTGATGACGGTGTCCAGCTAA
- the LOC127639633 gene encoding ETS-related transcription factor Elf-3-like, with protein sequence MASSELSRILNNANANLYPSEPHPNLLSMGVPMGRLPHLSEVSFNSNNTMAGHWHQANPQLWTRQDVLEWIGYHVEESRFDASLLNMTCCNMDGPTLCTMNKESLMSVFGAVFGDQLHHSLENLKSRYANDQSEDAVLSDSEFDLLDTILQYSFPFMSEPGLGPLLETVVVQSSIPTDNSDTEYSYLNEYRNRLTPESDHGYDSFPESLKSSHTGSFLNLSSPESCGSESDPEYSEKPYSISTNNFVKQEPGEVKKRGRGRPPKMSRESDHFIESKKSKHAPRGTHLWEFIRDILIHPEKNHGLMKWEDRRDGVFKFLKSEAVAQLWGQKKKNSSMTYEKLSRAMRYYYKRDILERVDGRRLVYKFGKNSTGWRIEETGY encoded by the exons ATGGCGTCGAGTGAACTGAGTCGAATCCTTAACAACGCAAATGCCAACTTGTACCCCTCTGAACCACATCCCAACTTGTTGAGCATGGGAGTGCCCATGGGCAGACTGCCGCATCTCTCCGAGGTCTCCTTCAACAGTAACAATACGATGG CGGGCCACTGGCACCAGGCGAATCCGCAGTTGTGGACCAGGCAGGATGTTCTGGAGTGGATTGGATATCACGTGGAGGAGAGCAGGTTTGATGCCAGTCTGTTGAATATGACCTGCTGCAACATGGATGGGCCTACACTGTGCACAATGAACAAAGAATCCCTGATGAGCGTATTTGGGGCAGTGTTTGGTGATCAGCTCCACCACAGTCTGGAGAACCTCAAGTCCAGATATG CTAATGACCAGTCTGAGGATGCCGTTCTAAGTGATTCTGAATTCGATCTATTGGACACTATCCTGCAATACTCATTCCCCTTCATGAGCGAGCCAGGTCTTGGACCATTACTGGAGACAGTGGTAGTCCAGTCATCAATCCCAACAG ATAATTCAGACACCGAATACAGTTACTTAAATGAGTACAGAAACCGACTGACTCCAGAGAGTGACCATGGCTATGACTCTTTTCCTGAGAGTCTTAAGAGCTCTCACACTG GCAGCTTCTTGAACCTGAGTTCTCCCGAGTCCTGCGGAAGCGAGTCTGACCCAGAATACTCAGAGAAACCTTACTCCATCAGCACCA ATAACTTTGTGAAACAAGAGCCAGGAGAGGTCAAGAAGAGAGGCAGAGGACGACCTCCAAAAATGAGTCGGGAATCTGACCACTTCATTGAGTCCAAGAAAAGCAAACATG CTCCAAGAGGAACCCACCTGTGGGAGTTTATAAGGGACATTCTGATCCATCCCGAAAAGAACCATGGTCTGATGAAGTGGGAGGACCGCAGAGACGGCGTCTTTAAGTTCCTGAAGTCTGAGGCTGTTGCTCAACTATGGggccaaaagaagaagaacagCAGCATGACCTACGAGAAGCTCAGCAGAGCCATGAG GTATTACTATAAGAGAGACATTCTGGAGAGAGTGGACGGACGAAGACTCGTCTACAAGTTTGGAAAGAACTCCACTGGTTGGAGGATAGAGGAGACTGGATATTGA